The Mytilus edulis chromosome 4, xbMytEdul2.2, whole genome shotgun sequence nucleotide sequence TTGATAGatccattcagtttcttaattctgatttgaaTCAACGACCTCACAGCCGTAATCCATTCTGAATGAGCATCTACGTCTTCTTGCTTACGCTTCGCCCATTGCCTGTCATTATCCTGACTGAATCCACcagtattttaaaattgtatttccaattgatggatttaggctcacgatatttcggacctttggataacacatttcGCCGGGAAGTGTTATTTAAAGTTTTGAGTAAACTGACTAAGCGTTAGTCTTTTGAAGACCGTACGGGGGCCTATAGTTTTaaaattctgtgtcatttagtcctATGAGGACGGtggtgtcattggcaatcatcttcttaattttatattttgtaatataccGTATAATGTCTTATAGGAAAGGAATAGAACAATTAAAGTTgtttttcatcatgttcataccgTGAACTTAACGTTGCGATTTGTGAGCTGTTATGCTATTCGAGACAAGGATTAACTTGATATAGTTAAGATAAATGTTGTTTGTGACACTAATTAGCACGACATTTACTGGATGACTTGATACTTTCGAAACGACGACAACGCTTCAGTTGAAATCATTGTAACTCTTATAACGCTTCCAATTTCATTTCCTGGTTTATAGGGGGATTTGTTTGCTTAATCTCTAAAATTGTGtatataatttgtaaatttttatctgTAGGTTCATCTTTTTTCTATCTTTTAAACGTTTAATAGTTAGCTCGGCcttttagaaatattttacatACTAGGAATTATTGCATAGAAGATTTCTCTGTGAGTAGATTTCGAGCCCTGATTTTGGctattgttattcatttgttttaatcTACTGCAGTATTACACGGGACACGACAGATATATTGAGAAAACCTGCGTAAAGCAGGCGTACATGTTAACCATTTCCATTCTGCTACCTCATGGGTATAGAGAACCAATACCAAAACCTTACCTTATCATCAAAGTCACAGCATTTCGTTTTAGAGGTAATTAATATAGAATAAAGGCGCTacagaaaaatatttcttttagcATGACAATGAGAAGACTGCAATAACATTCAATTGGGTGAGTTGGTGTACCTTTATTTTTCTCTCTCATGCTATCCAAAtctacaaaatgtttaaatactgACTGAAAGTGATGTAAATGTGATAGACTGTAACCACTTTTCAataaataactatatatacataataatcCATCAAAAATGTTATTTAACACTGTTTGCAGCTTGAAAAAGCTTACAAATTCTTCAGAATTTGGTCCActtttgaatgggaacatattgTTAACAAAACCGACAAAGTTACAtcgaaataaacatatttatatttgtttcagcGTAATTTTGTATTTGGTTTAGAATGCCCATTTAATACAcccacattcatgaaaggaaaggggaatgtagtaacaacattgggaacatatccgatatcatttgataaatgtttatttcataacatttaaccaactcgtgatggcgtccataaaatttacgaagggatgatttcaacttcaccatttgaaactcatggtttaatagcttccgtgTGAGCACCAACCCCCTATCAAGAAATTCATggtaggaaatgcaagcatggtAACATATCaaatgggagatatatacccgtaTGCAagtgctgcttgaatgttgctactttgaaatggaaagttcacaattggaaagctgatatcatctcttttgtcgtaaagttttgttttaaaccgaccctcattgtcaatttctagatgtaagtcaagatatgaggccgacttaactgtatctgttgtatcctttatctctagttcgatgggatataaGCGTTCAGCATAATCAccaaattatgaattatttagtgaaaaaacatcgtctatatagcggaaagtagagttataggatattgctaacttcttatctttatttctaagaagttcctgtatgaagtcagcctcataatgataaagaaccaagtcggcaagaagagggacacaatcggttcccattggaatgccgacagtctgttcaAAAACACGTTCTCCGAACGAAACAGATATGATGTCAATCAAGAAACAAGCATTTTAATAATGTCAGTTTcggtgatttttttgtttgatccTTTATAAAGTAGAATTTATCCCTCCCTaggacaagatacttgtatttacgttagctattcttttttatgaaacaaagcagtaCCAGCTCTTtccatttgatttgtttttattgcgACTAATATTACATTACAATGTTGACTGTAGTACCCTAATTTTTTACGCTTTTTACCTATTACGTATGTTTGTTTTGCAAAAACACATTTATATAACCAATATATATAATGGAATATAATGCGACTGGCATGCAATATATTGCTTTAGCAATTTCTAAAACCAGGTATTACCACCATATTCTACGTAATAAAATGCCTGCAGCACATCAGGAACTGAAAGCAGGTTTCCATGCGTGACATTTttctgagcttttgattttgacattttataaagCACTTtcagtattaaatttcagatagAGCtcgttattttattcttttttaaaccgGTAGTCGACCTGGTTTATCTGCTTtcaatttcagataaaaaaatataacacaacCACAAGCAACAACATAGGTTATACAGTAGCTGGAGTTGTTGTCTTTATTGTTTGTGCATTTGGTATGTTCTGCTGTATAAAGTCGCGTCTCAGATCTAGAAGAGAAGTAGGCTTGGCATGTATTGGCGAGGCTGTATGTACTTGTTTCACTTGTGAATGTTTTGACTGTACAAATTGTCCATCGTGTGACTGTGATTGTGAAGATATATGTAAGCCATATGGGCTGTGTTATGCGGCCTTGGTGGGTTGTTGTACACCTTCAGTTTTAAATGTGAGAGGTGAGAGTTACCAAGATGATTCGTTGGAAACAACAGGAATGAATCCAGTGTCTGAAGAGCTGGTACAGACTCGCACGTCGACTTTAATGCCAGAGCCTTCCGCACCCCCACCAGATTACCATACATTACAAGGTatcatttatgtatattttacattattttatacAACTATTGATACTTTCACAGATTAAAGCACAcacttatatattttttgaattcaACTTTATTGCAAATAGGTCAATGGATAAACATTTCACATATAGCTCTGACATAATGCAGATGATTGTATTGCAAGAAAAATATTTGACAGTAGATTCGCAATGATGTCATCAGTTATAAAatgttttcccgttttaatgatcgttttgttcatttctatttctatttctaaatttaggAACAGACTTTTTAAGGTAAAGATTGCATGCAATGTAACCAAAGCCTTATGgaactgacttgatatctaaatgttcCAAGGCTGATCACTACTTttttaatacacaaaatatactgcattgatcataacattctatagaTCATATCCATGAACATTTCAAGAAATTTAACAAAGTAATATAAAGAGAGCCGTGGTATTGTGggtagtgcatcggactactaacacaaaggttcctggttcgattcccgtttcggatgaaaatttcaggaactcaattttcggctctcccctgacaccatctgcgagtatggtcttggggaaacgatgatagtccgtcggaaggggacgataaatggctgacccgtgttaagagagccatatctcttgcacgttaaagacacccttgtagatttcgaaaaagagtaggctaatgccgctacaaggcagtactctcacccgcaaagtggaaagggattaatataagttgcaaaacttgtttcccaatccactataaattaaTAAGTTTAAACTAATATATGTTCACATATTCAAGGCACAAATGAAGTctcacttgtcaagaaaattacataacctTTGCAAGGTGCAGAAATCTTCGAATATCTGatttaaaatgataaatgatataaTGGTTAAAGTCAAcccattggagttatcttcctttgtctaaaattgctgttaaatcaactacaaccaatgcaatatttgattttgcttcccactgataaattgaagcaatctttaccattcagtgcttacaagcactttgataaATCAATGTCTATAGCTTCGAAATAACATTTACGTCGTCGGTTTTCTACGAAATATTtattgatctttaaaaaaaattaatcaaaaaccaTGTATTACatcaataaaacaacataaaacaccAGCAAATAACACCATACCTCTCTATAATCATAACCACTGTAAATGGTTCTTCAATATCTAACAATGATATCAGAAAGAATAGTGGCGAACATGTCAAAATAATTTACTTTTGGATGTAATGTGACTTTGTGTTATTACTTTAAAGACAGAAAAATAGTAAAAACAATATCgaaaatgtggtcatttttataaatttcctgttaacaaaactttcaGTTTTTCGAAAACACTAAGGATTGGATTCTCttagtactaaattataatccttgtacctttgataactattggtctTAGTATTGAAATTGTACATTTGTTAAGGTAAAAAACATTCCCACTTAACATTCATAAAGTTCACACTACATTTAATATGACTTTTTGTTTGTTGCAGGTGATTCATTACCGCCTCCTCCAAGTTATGAAACCGCTATACGTGATATACCTCCATCAGCACCTCCGACCAATCATTGATGAAGACACATACGCACATCAAACCAATCATTGATGATGACACATACATACTACATGAATCTAAGCATTGATGACTACACATACGTACTACGTGAATCTAATCATTGATGAAGACACATACGTACTACATGCACCAAATCATTGATATTGACAAATACGTACTACCGTGATCCCAATCTTTGAAAGTAATCAATGACCCGACAAATAGCCAATGGAAATGTCATATTAACGTCTCATAAGGCTGGTTAAGCTAACTAAATAAAAGCATGCTTGTATCACTTTTTCGTATCTGTACAGTGTGATACAATTAATATCTCTGCATGTAAGCATAATTAACAGGACATAATCATAAGAGAATTTCAAATATCCTTTTCCAGATAGACAAGgatgtaaatgtatatattttcaattctCTTATTACTGGTACTTCAAGCTGATAACATAAAAGCGATCAATAAAAGTACATAGCTGGTTGAATCTGAAGACAACtgttgaataaaaacaaaaacaaacaagttTGTAAATAGGATACGGTGTACTGCGATTAACGGAAAGTCGGTTAGGTGCTCCATAATGACACAAAACAAATACATATTGCTGAAATGGCGTAAAACACATTTTTACAAATTCTTAAGATTTTGGTGTGTGTTTTTAATTATCTCTCCCTATAGTATGAAACATAAGTCGGGTAAGACAGACCACGTATtgttcgtttgtttttgtttgtatgtaCGCTTTTatatgtaccaggattataatttagtacgccagacgcgcttttcgtctacatacgactcatcagtgacgctcatatcaaaatatttataaagccaaactagtacaaagttgaagagcattgaggatccaaaattccaaaaagttgtgccaaatacggctaaggtaatctatgcccgggataagaaaatcctttttttcgaaaaattcaaagttttgtaaacaggaaatttataaaattgacaacattattgatattcatgtcaaagaCAGGGCTTCGTCAGGTTAGATAACTATTTCACTTTTGAACAATAACCTTTTTGTCATTTCAGTAGTGTATTCACCACAAAAGAAATGAAGGACAAGCTTTTTTTCAcaatgaattatttttgtattgaaTGTATGTTATCTTACAATTATACTAAATTTGTTTACAAAGACtgttataatgttttacttttagaGTTGCCCTATCATGATAATTATTAAACAGATAATGCGTTAACAGAATCTAGACGAAgaagatatatatttaattaattttcagTTTGAAATAAACTGAGAAAAGAACAAGGGGATGAGAAATCAAAACGatatatggaataaaacaaacacaacacCATGAAAAACGACGAAAAGCCGATCGATTCATACTACactacagaaaaataaattttgagCAACACGAACAACATCCAAGGACGGATATgaatgatgtaatggtatagaaataAAGGAAAATCCAAAAATAAAGTTGTCCCAAGCTGCTTTGCAGGTAATACTTCACAGACTGCATTATGATGACGTCtttatacttttaatattcatttaaagttactgtttgatatataaggttcAGAAAACAAAGGATTATAGACTTGATAGATATACAACTAAATAGTTCTAATTCGAATTTAGACTGCATTTAATATTGTGACTGCGATTACTATTAGATTGATAATCGTTTTTCATGTATTATTGTTGTAGACATTCAACCGTGTAATACtcttttgaatgtttttacattttGCTTACATAagatactttgaac carries:
- the LOC139518749 gene encoding uncharacterized protein is translated as MFCCIKSRLRSRREVGLACIGEAVCTCFTCECFDCTNCPSCDCDCEDICKPYGLCYAALVGCCTPSVLNVRGESYQDDSLETTGMNPVSEELVQTRTSTLMPEPSAPPPDYHTLQGDSLPPPPSYETAIRDIPPSAPPTNH